Proteins encoded together in one Lathyrus oleraceus cultivar Zhongwan6 chromosome 5, CAAS_Psat_ZW6_1.0, whole genome shotgun sequence window:
- the LOC127079423 gene encoding uncharacterized protein LOC127079423: MDPTEQMWMFVNGLNIKTKQLIDIAAGGSTNFSKATGIKKIIEVIAAIEHLELYDRCQSKLEGVIYLNLETNKIRIEDTIATEVEKKLKAVNILDLEIKENEALGEELVALKPVVKETFTEPKPVIKLPFPTRNKKKGQHDKKFEKFLELFKKLEINIPLLEALEQMPTYAKFMKDIISKKCAIDTNPIILTETCSAILQGASVSLMPLSFYKKLGIRVVQDTRMTLQFANHSVKKPYGIVEDVLVKIDKFGFPVNLVILAMPEYEEIPLILGRPFLETGRCLINIKEGTMTLKVYEEELKIDVRNTMKYKDDICTSHTIEDLDQVMTYDSLLNAP; encoded by the exons atggatccaACCGAACAGATGTGGATGTTTGTGAATGGTCTCAACATAAAGACCAAACAGTTGATTGATATCGCAGCCGGTGGCTCTACTAATTTCTCAAAAGCCaccggtatcaaaaagatcattgAAGTTATTGCTGCTATAGAGCACTTGGAGTTGTACGATAGATGTCAAAGTAAACTAGAAGGGGTTATCTATTTAAATCTAGAAACTAATAAAATCCGCATCGAAGATACTATAGCTACTGAAGTTGAGAAGAAGCTGAAGGCGGTGAATATAT TGGATCttgagatcaaagaaaatgaagCACTGGGGGAAGAATTGGTGGCACTGAAACCAGTAGTGAAAGAAACATTCACTGAGCCTAAACCAGTTATTAAGCTTCCTTTTCCCACTAGAAACAAGAAAAAGGGGCAACATGATAAAAAATTTGAAAAGTTCCTGGAGTTGTTCAAGAAACTAGAGATTAACATTCCGCTATTGGaggcacttgaacaaatgcctacttatgccaagttcatgaaggacatcaTTTCTAAGAAGTGTGCCATCGACACCAACCCGATTATTCTAACTGAAACTTGcagtgctattttgcagg gagctagtgtgagtctcaTGCCATTATCCTTTTACAAGAAGCTTGGTATAAGGGTTGTGCAAGATACCAGGATGACACTCCAATTCGCCAATCATTCGGTCAAGAAACCGTATGGTATTGTTGAAGATGTTCTGGTGAAAATTGACAAGTTTGGATTCCCGGTGAATTTAGTAATTCTAGCAATGCCTGAATATGAAGAGATCCCTCTCATTCTTGGGAGACCCTTTTTAGAGACGGGAAGATGCTTGATTAACATAAAAGAGGGGACTATGACATTGAAGGTTTATGAGGAGGAATTAAAGATTGATGTTCGGAACACCATGAAGTACAAAGATGATATTTGTACCAGTCATACTATAGAGGATCTGGATCAAGTGATGACGTATGATAGTCTTTTGAATGCACCATAG